Proteins from one Streptobacillus canis genomic window:
- a CDS encoding transaldolase family protein codes for MQYFLDTANIEDIKRINDIYPIMGITTNPSIVAKENRNFKEMIEEIQGILGKDKLIHIQVTGKTAEIMIEEVKLLVKTFGENIYAKIPVTEQGIKAMKILSKDGYKITATGILSPQQIIMATEAGAEYMAPYINRSDNIGESGVEIVKDAQKILNNIKISDEECLKRFNRVFEPKIFGASFKNVRQVHEVMLAGAKSVTIGTEVFDKLIYHPYTDWSMEKFESDWQKIYGDKNLLELI; via the coding sequence ATGCAATACTTTTTAGACACAGCAAATATAGAAGATATTAAGAGAATAAATGATATTTATCCAATAATGGGAATAACTACTAATCCAAGTATAGTAGCAAAAGAAAATAGAAACTTTAAAGAAATGATAGAAGAAATACAAGGAATACTTGGTAAAGATAAATTAATACATATACAAGTAACAGGAAAAACTGCAGAAATAATGATAGAGGAAGTTAAATTACTTGTAAAAACTTTTGGAGAAAATATATATGCTAAAATACCGGTAACAGAACAAGGTATAAAAGCAATGAAGATATTATCAAAAGATGGGTATAAGATAACAGCGACAGGAATATTATCGCCACAACAAATAATAATGGCAACAGAAGCTGGAGCAGAATATATGGCTCCATATATTAATAGGTCAGATAATATAGGAGAAAGTGGAGTAGAAATAGTTAAAGATGCTCAAAAAATACTAAATAATATTAAAATAAGTGATGAAGAATGTTTGAAGAGATTTAATAGAGTATTTGAACCTAAAATATTTGGTGCATCATTTAAGAATGTTAGACAAGTACATGAAGTAATGCTAGCAGGAGCCAAATCAGTTACAATAGGAACAGAAGTGTTTGATAAATTAATTTATCATCCATATACAGATTGGAGTATGGAAAAATTTGAATCAGATTGGCAAAAAATATACGGAGATAAAAATTTACTTGAATTAATATAA
- a CDS encoding glycyl-radical enzyme activating protein — MKDKKEGLIFNIQRFSLNDGEGIRTIVFFKGCPLSCPWCSNPESQSFKIENMKDKLNCGKYKKIGKYYTVDELLKEVLKDEIFFNTSGGGVTLSGGEILSQPEFVIEFLKKIKENDINTAIETCGFGNTELFKKILENTDTVLFDLKIMDNEKSKKVIGGNSNLIIKNFEEACKNNHVIPRIPFIPGYTDDIQNIDKILEIVSKNNIEEIHILPYHNYGASKYELLDRIYELSEVELPSKKIVSQIKEYVESKGFRVIIGG, encoded by the coding sequence ATGAAAGATAAAAAAGAGGGTTTAATCTTTAATATACAGAGATTTTCATTAAATGATGGTGAAGGAATTAGGACAATAGTATTTTTTAAAGGCTGCCCTTTATCATGCCCCTGGTGCTCAAATCCTGAATCACAAAGCTTTAAAATTGAAAATATGAAGGATAAACTAAACTGTGGGAAATATAAAAAAATAGGGAAATATTATACTGTAGATGAATTGCTTAAAGAAGTACTGAAAGATGAAATATTTTTTAATACTTCTGGAGGAGGAGTAACATTGTCTGGAGGAGAGATATTATCTCAACCAGAATTTGTAATAGAATTTTTAAAGAAAATTAAAGAAAATGATATTAATACTGCAATAGAAACATGTGGTTTCGGGAATACGGAATTATTTAAAAAAATACTTGAAAATACAGATACAGTCCTATTTGATTTAAAAATAATGGATAATGAAAAATCAAAAAAAGTTATTGGTGGGAATTCTAATTTAATTATTAAAAATTTTGAAGAGGCGTGTAAAAATAATCATGTTATTCCTAGGATACCTTTTATTCCTGGTTATACTGATGATATTCAAAATATTGATAAAATATTAGAGATAGTTTCAAAAAATAATATTGAAGAAATACATATTCTACCATATCATAATTATGGAGCATCTAAATATGAATTATTAGATAGAATTTATGAGTTAAGTGAGGTTGAATTACCATCAAAAAAAATAGTTTCACAAATAAAAGAGTATGTAGAATCAAAAGGATTTAGAGTAATAATAGGAGGTTAA